CGGCCGGTGCTGGATGCTTGTCGTCGCGGCGGAGATCTTCGGCGCACCGGGGATCGGCCGCCAGATATTCCGCGCGGCGAACTCGCTGCAGGTCGATCGCGTGATCGCGTACATCCTCGTGTTGAGTGCCATGTTCCTGCTGGTCGACAGCGCGTTCCGGCTGCTCCAGCGGAGGGTTCTCGCATGGCGATAGAAACCACTGCGGATCGCGTCGCGATCGACGACGTGTCGATGGTCTACGACGGCTCGAACGGTCCCGTCGAGGCGCTTCGAGAGGTGTCCTTCGCGGTCGATCCCGGCGAGTTCGTCACGATCGTCGGTCCCTCTGGCTGTGGCAAGACGACGCTGTTCCGGATCATTGCCGGGCTGCAGACGCCCACCGAAGGCGAGGTGCGACTGGACGGCGACGTGATCGACGGACCGGGCCCGGATCTGGGGATCGTCTTCCAGGAGTACCACCTCTTCCCCTGGCGGACGGTCTCGGGCAACGTCGGGTTCGGGCTGGAGCAGGACGGCACGCCGGCGCCCGAGCGTCGTGAGCGCGTCGAACAACTGCTGGAGACGGTCGGACTCGACGGGTTCGGGGACACCCACCCGAAGGACCTCTCGGGCGGGATGAAACAGCGCGTCGCGCTCGCTCGCGCGCTGGCTCCCGACCCCGATCTGCTGTTGATGGACGAACCGTTCGGAGCGGTCGACGCACAGACGAAGGCGAAGCTGCAGGAAGAGTTGCTCGACGTCTGGACGGAGACGGGCAAGACCGTGCTGTTCGTCACTCACGACATCGAGGAGGCGATCAAACTCGGCGATCGAGTCGTCGTGATGGATCGAGAGCCGGGACGCGTCCAGGAAATCGTCGACATCGATCTCGAGCGGCCGCGCTCGCGCTCGGATCGCGCCTTCGGCAGCTACTACGAGGAACTCCTCGGACTGATCGAATACTGAACGGAGCACCCCACCCACTCACTTTCGCCGTGCTTTGCCAACCTTCAGTTGCCACTTTTTCCGCTCGCTCCCGCTGGTCGCTCGCGCAAAAACTTGGGGAAAAACCGCACCCCACCCACTCACTTTCGCCGTGCTTTGCCAACCTTCTTGAGTGAGTACGCCCAACTCTGGTTTCACTGAATGGCCACCGCGGACAACACCGAACTCATCGATCGCTTCGAGGAGTTCTACCGGGATTACTACCGCAACGAGATCGGCGAACTCGCACAGAAGTACCCCTCCGAACAGAAGTCGCTGTTCGTCGACTGGCAGGACCTCTATCGGTTCGACCCGGATCTGGCCGAGGACGTTCGCAACCAGCCCGAGCAGCTACAAGAGTACGCCGAAGAGGCGCTGCGACTGTACGACCTCCCTGTCGACGTCAAACTCGGGCAGGCCCACGTCCGGATCGAGAACCTGCCCGAGACGACGGGCATCCGGGACATCCGGGCTGATCACCGCGGACAACTCATCAGCGTTCAGGGGATCGTCCGTAAGGCCACGGAAGTCCGTCCCAAGGTGACCGACGCGGCCTTCGAGTGTCAGCGTTGCGGGACGCTGACCCGCATTCCACAGACGACCGGCGACTTCCAGGAGCCCCACGAGTGCCAGGGCTGTGAACGGCAGGGGCCGTTCCGGATCAACTTCGACCAGTCGGAGTTCATCGACGCCCAGAAGATCCGCGTTCAGGAATCCCCCGAGGGACTGCGCGGCGGCGAGACGCCCCAGTCGATCGACATCAATATCGAGGACGACATCACTGGCAACGTCACCGCGGGCGATCACGTCCGCGTGACCGGCGTCCTCAAACTCGACCAGCGCGAGAGCGGCAACGAGAAGACCCCCATGTTCGACACGTACATGGACGGGATGACCGTCGAGATCGAGGACGAGCAGTTCGAGGAGATGGACATCACCGACGAGGACAAAAAGGAGATCGTCGAGCTCTCGAACGAACCCGACATCTACGAGCAGATGGTCGGCGCGATCGCCCCCTCGATCTACGGCTACGAGCAGGAGAAGCTTTCGATGATCCTCCAGCTGTTCTCGGGCGTCTCGAAGGACCTCCCCGACGGCTCTCGGATCCGTGGGGACCTGCATATGCTCTTGATCGGTGACCCCGGAACTGGCAAATCGCAGATGTTATCATATATACAAAATATCGCCCCGAGATCCGTCTATACATCGGGGAAAGGTAGCAGTGCTGCAGGCCTTACTGCTGCGGCTGTTAGAGACGACTTCGGAGACGGCCAGCAGTGGACTTTAGAGGCTGGAGCGCTCGTTCTCGCCGATCAAGGGATCGCGGCAGTCGACGAACTCGACAAGATGGCCGCGGACGATCGATCGGCAATGCACGAAGCACTCGAGCAACAGTCAATTAGCGTAAGTAAAGCCGGAATTAACGCGACACTGAAAAGTCGCTGTTCGTTGCTCGGCGCGGCAAACCCCAAGTACGGGCGATTCGATCAGTACGAGCCGATCGGCGAGCAGATCGATCTGGAGCCCGCCCTCATTTCGCGGTTCGATCTGATCTTTACGGTCACGGACAAGCCCGACGAGGAGAAGGATCGAAAGCTGGCCCAGCACATCCTGACGACCAATTACGCGGGCGAGTTGCACACCCACCGTCAGGAGAACGCGACGCCGGACTTCTCGGCGGAGGAAGTCGAGACTGTCACCGAGGAGGTCGACCCAACAATCGAGCCCGAACTCCTGCGGAAGTACATCGCCTACGCCAAGCGCAACTGCTTCCCGACGATGACCGAGGAGGCCAAAGACGAGATCGAGTCGTTCTACGTCGACCTGCGCTCGAAAGGCCAGGACGAGGACGCCGCAGTCCCCGTCACCGCCCGGAAGATCGAGGCGCTCATCCGGCTGGCGGAATCCTCTGCCCGAGTTCGTCTTTCGGACACTGTCGAGCAACGCGACGCCGAGCGAGTGATCGAGATCGTCCGCTCGTCGCTGCAGGACATCGGCGTCGACCCCGAGACCGGCGAACTCGACGCCGACGTCGTCGAGACGGGGACCTCGAAGAGCCAGCGCGACCGCATCCAGAATATCAAGGGGATCATCGCCGACATCCAGGACGAGTACGACGACGGCGCGCCGGTCGAGGTCGTGATCGAGCGCGCCGAGGAAGTCGGGATCGACGAGTCGAAGGCCGAACACGAGATCGAGAAACTCAAACAGCAAGGCGAGATCTACGAGCCGACCAACGGTAATCTGCGGACGACGTGATCGTTTGGCACGCGATCAGCGGTCGAACTCGCCGTCTTCGGAGACAGCATCGAGTGCTGTCGCCGCGTGCGCGAGCAACAACTCAAGCAGTTGCACGTCCTCGTCGTTGAACTCGAGGTCGTCGGTCAGCGCCAGTAATACCGCGGACGCGCCGTCGAGGTCAGTGATCCGTAGCGTGATCGCGCCGTCGGCACGCTCTTCGAGCGAGTCGGGGATCGATTCGTGGATCACGACGGTCGTGGGCTCCTGTTCTCGTGACCGGCTGGCCAGTTCGACGAGCCCCTCGTCGGAGACGCCGACCACCGTGCTATCTACGATCCGAGAGTCCTCGCCACCGACGACGACGAAGGCCGCCTCGGTCAGACCGAGCAGTCCCTGCAGTGCCTGGATGCACAGCGCGCTCACCGCGTCGATAGAGTCGCTGCGGGTGAGCTCCCGGCCGTAGGTGTTGACGTCCATCGCCTTGTTGGCGAACTGTTCGATGCGGTCGCGTTCGGTTTCGAGCGCGCGCTGGTGTGCCAGCCCCCGGGCGTCGTAGAGTCCGACGAGGACGCCGACAACGGCACCGACGGTGACGTGGTTGATCGCGATCGCGGGAGCCAGTCCGAGAACGTCAACTGTCGGCCTGGCCTGCTGGCTGAAGACGACCAGCGCCGAGACCGACGCGAACAGTACCGCGCTGGCGACGCCCCATCCTGCGATCCGCGGAAGTTCCTGTTCGTATTCCGACTGGTCGGTTAACCAGTAGCCGATGTAGACGAGCGCACCGGCCACGAACAGGAACGGGACTGTCTCGACGGCGAAGACGACGGCACCTGTCTGTCCTTCGAACCCGTCCAGTTGCTGGATCCCCTGTACGAACTGGACGAGCACGAGGATCGCTCCCGCGAATGCGATCGCCCCGCCGAACAGCTCTCGTCGTTGCATTGCCCGTAGCATCTGTCCCCATCGCATTCAAACTATCCCGGCGTCGGGCACGATCGCACTCTTTCGATGTCCACTTTCACTCCGGTGGGCGAACGTTTTTGCCTGCGAGCGATGAACACAGTCGTGTGGCAACAGAGCCGTCGTATCTCCGGTTTTTCCCCTACGAGCAGCCCTACGACCACCAGCGAGAGGCGATGGGGCGGATCTACGACGCGCTCGGAGACGGTCGGGACGTGCTCTTTGAAGGGGCCTGCGGGACGGGCAAGACGCTTGCGTCGCTGACGCCGGCACTGGAGTACGCCCGCGAGACCGACAAGACCGTCGTCATCACGACGAACGTCCACCAGCAGACCCGTCAGTTCATCGAGGAGGCCAGCGCGATCGCACAGACCGAGGACCTGCGTGCGGTCGTCTTCCGCGGGAAGGCCTCGATGTGTCACATCGACGTCGGTTACGAGGAGTGTCAGGCCCTGCGGGACACGACCCGCGAACAGGTCGAACTCGAACGCGAACGGGCCGAACTCGAGCGCCGCCAGCGGGAACTGCTCGACGCGAGCCAAGCCGGCGAGGGCGAGGCCGCGGAGGCACGGTCGGCCGTGATGGATGACCTTGAGTCGATCGAGGACGACCTCTCGGCGTTCGAGGACCGGGCGACCTGCGAGCACTACTACCGGAACCTGACCGCCGACATCGACGAGTTCTACGCGTGGCTGTACGACGACGTTCGCACGCCCGACGACATCTACGCATACGCCGACCGGCAGGGCCTGTGTGGGTACGAACTCCTCAAGGAGGGGATGGACGGGGTCGATCTGGTGATCGCGAACTATCATCACCTGCTGGATCCGATGATCCGCGAGCAGTTCTTCCGGTGGCTGGGTCGCGACCCCGGGGACGTCATCGCGGTCTTCGACGAGGCGCACAACGTCGAGGACGCCGCTCGCGAGCACGCCCGGCGGACGCTCACTGAGACCACACTCGGGCAGGCGCTGGAGGAACTCGAGGAGACCGACGACCCCCGCGTCGAGGCTGCCCGAAACGTCATCGAGACTTACCGGGACGCTCTCGCGGCGACCTACAGGGAGACGATGGGTCCCGACACGGTTCGGGAAGCGGAGGTCGACGATCAGTGGACGGACCTGTCGATCGCCAACGAGGACCGCAAGGACGACCTGACGCTGTCGTTCCTGCGCTCCTACACCGGTCCCGGCTACCGTGAGGAACTGGAGCGCGCGCTGGAACTCGGTCGGGAACTCGACCAGCGCTACGAGGAGGCCTACAAGGACGGCGAGACCACCGTTCGCAAGGAGTGTCAGACGCTGCAGGCGGCGACGTTCCTCGAAGCGTGGTTCGACGAGGGTGACAGTCAGGGGATGTATCCCGTCATAAGCGTTCGTAAGCAGACTGACGACGGACAGAACGGCCTCGGTGACGACTCGGCTGGGGAAATATATGGTCGCGCCGAGTTGTACACGTGTATCCCCGAGCGCGTCACTCGGTCGCTGTTCGACGACCTCCACGCGGGAGTGTTGATGAGCGCGACGCTGCGACCGTTCGAGGTGACTGAGGATGTACTCGGCCTGACTGACGCAGAGACGATGGCCTACGGTGCGCAGTTCCCAGCGGAACGTCGGCGGACCTACGCCGTGCAAGCGCCCGCGCTGTTCGCCAGCGAGCGTGACGATCCGGCCACTCAGGACACCGTCACGAGGGTGCTGGAGGACGCGGTCGAGTTCACGCCGGGGAACACGCTCGCCTTCTTCCCGAGTTACGCCGAGGCCGAACGGTACTACCACCGGGTCGAGACCGACGCGGAGCGATATCTCGACGAACCAGCCACGCCGGCCAACGAGTTGCGCGAGGAGTTCACCGGCAGCGACGACGGCGTGCTCTTCTCGTCGCTGTGGGGGACGCTCACCGAGGGCGTCAGTTACGACGGCGACGACGCCCGGACGGTCGTGGTGGTCGGCGTACCCTATCCGCATCTCGACGATCGGATGGACGCCGTCCAGCAGGCCTATCAGGTCGCCTTCGGCGGCGAGGGACCCGATGGAGACGACGAAGCTGGCTGGCGGTATGCCGTCGAGATCCCCACGGTTCGAAAGACCCGGCAGGCGCTGGGGCGGGTCGTGCGCTCGCCGACGGATTTCGGGGCGCGGATTCTCGTCGACAAACGCTACACCCGCGACGCCGAGATCGAGATGCGCGACTACGCCGTCCGCAAGACTTTCCCGCCGGAGGAGCGCGCGGAGATGATCGATGTCGAACCGGAGAAGTTGAAGTTCGGGCTGTTGAACTTCTACAACGATCTGGACGCCTACGATGGGGATCCGCCGAAGCCGTGAGAAGCGAGGCTCTGATCGGAGCGAAGAGCCTCGAAATAGTCGAGCGGGGAGCAGAGCGACCCGCGAGCAGCGAGGACGACCGCAGGGAGTCCTCGAAATAGTCGAGCGGGGAGCAGAGCGACCCGCGAGCAGCGAGGACGACCGCAGGGAGTCCTCGAAATAGTCGAGCGGGGAGCAGAGCGACCCGCGAGCAGCGAGGACGACCGCAGGGAGTCCTCGAAATAGTCGAGCGGGGAGCAGAGCGACCCGCGAGCAGCGAGGACGACAGCGGATCCTGACGATAAATCGTATCATTTCGTCTATCGACTCAAATCATCTTAAAATGCTATGGTGAGATTCGCGTCTTGGGAAACAGTCGTCCGGTTATATCGACGCGGGTTCGATCTCAGTGTGCATGGACGCAGCCAGATATTACGGACAGGAGGACATCCGCGTCGAGGACATTGAACCGGACGAAGTCGGACCCGAAGAAGTTCGGATCGACGTCGAGGCCTGCGGGATCTGTGGGTCGGATCTCCACGAGTACACCGCCGGGCCGATTTTCGTTCCCGGGGACGCGCCCCACCCTGTTTCGGGTGTACAGGCACCCCTCACGATGGGTCACGAATTCAGCGGCACGATCTCGGAGGTTGGATCGGATGTCACTGACCTCTCAGAGGGGGACGCCGTCGCCGTCAACCCGATTATCTACTGTGGGGAGTGTCCTCGCTGTGAGGCCGGCGAGTATCACCGCTGTGAGTCGCTCGGGTTCACTGGACTGGCCTCCAACGGCGGGTTCGCCGAGAATGTCGTCGTCGACGCTGAACAGGCTGTTCTGCTCGGAGACATGCCCGTCGAACACGGCGCACTCGTCGAACCGCTGGCGGTCGCGCTGCACGCCGCGCGCGTCGCCGACGTCTCCCCCGGCGATTCGGTCGCCGTGTTCGGGAGCGGCCCGATCGGACTCTGCCAGATTCAGGCTCTGCGAGTCGCGGGTGCCGGACCGATCATCGTCTCGGAGCCGCGCGACCGGCGACGCGAGCGCGCCGAGGCGTGCGGCGCGGATGTGCTGATCGACCCGACCGAGGAAGACGCCCTCGAGGCGATCCGCGCCGAGACCGGCGAGGGCGTGGACATCGCATTCGACGTCGCTGGCGTCGAGGCGACCTACAACCAGGCGATAAACAGCACGCGCCCCGGCGGGCGCGTCGCGGAAGTCAGCATCTTCGAGGAGGGCGTCGAGACACAGCCGAACGACCTGGTCATCCCCGAGCGCGAACTCGTCGGTTCGATCGCCTATCAGGGCGGTCCCCGCTCGGCCGAGGAGTTCGGCATGGTCATCGACATGCTCGAGGACGGCCGGTTCGATCCCGACCCGCTCATCACTGACCGGATCGACCTTGACGACATCACCGACGAGGGCTTCGAGCGTCTCATCGATCCCGACAGCGATCAGGTAAAGATCCTCGTGAAACCGTAGCGGTCGGCGTCTGTCGATGCCCGAATCGGACTAGTCTTCGAATTTCTCCAGTAACCGCTCGTAGAAGCCGTCGCCGTCCGCGGCCAGTTTCTCGACGATCAGTTCGGGCGTCGAGCGGGCCAGCGTCCCTTTCACCGGCGAGCGATCGACGAGCAACTCGCCGTCGTCCAGCCCGATCGCTTCGATCCCGTCGACGGCGATGTCGATGCTAGCGACGTCCCGGATCTCGCCCGCGAGATGTGAGACGAACACTGCGGTCGCGCCGCGCGCCGAGAGCGCTTCGAGGATCCCGGCCATGATGTTCGCGCTCGCGCCGGGCTCGGTGATACTCTCCAGTTCGTCCACGAGGACGAGCGTCTCGCGGTCCTCGGCGACGCCGGTCACCAGATCGCCGAACTCTCGGAGCGTCGACTCGAAGGCTCCTGCGTCTAGCGTCCCCTGCGTTTTGGCGTAATAGTGCAGCTCGTCGATCCGCGTCACGCGGGCGGCCTCGGCCGGCACGGGTAACCCCATGTGTGCCAGCACGACCACCAGTGCGATGAGATCGAGCGTCGAGGTCTTGCCGCCGCTGTTGACGCCCGAGAGGAGCGCGACCCCGGAGACGTGATAATCGACCGGCTCGACCGCCTCGAAGGGGACGTCCAGCAGCGGCGATCGCCCGCCCTCGATCGCGACGCCACCGTCTCCCGGAACGTCCGGTTCCGGCGGGGGGCTCGCGTTCTCGGGCGTGTCGAGCGCGTCGATCGCCGGCAGGGTGCAGTCGAAGT
This window of the Halapricum desulfuricans genome carries:
- a CDS encoding 2,3-butanediol dehydrogenase; translation: MDAARYYGQEDIRVEDIEPDEVGPEEVRIDVEACGICGSDLHEYTAGPIFVPGDAPHPVSGVQAPLTMGHEFSGTISEVGSDVTDLSEGDAVAVNPIIYCGECPRCEAGEYHRCESLGFTGLASNGGFAENVVVDAEQAVLLGDMPVEHGALVEPLAVALHAARVADVSPGDSVAVFGSGPIGLCQIQALRVAGAGPIIVSEPRDRRRERAEACGADVLIDPTEEDALEAIRAETGEGVDIAFDVAGVEATYNQAINSTRPGGRVAEVSIFEEGVETQPNDLVIPERELVGSIAYQGGPRSAEEFGMVIDMLEDGRFDPDPLITDRIDLDDITDEGFERLIDPDSDQVKILVKP
- a CDS encoding ATP-dependent DNA helicase, producing the protein MATEPSYLRFFPYEQPYDHQREAMGRIYDALGDGRDVLFEGACGTGKTLASLTPALEYARETDKTVVITTNVHQQTRQFIEEASAIAQTEDLRAVVFRGKASMCHIDVGYEECQALRDTTREQVELERERAELERRQRELLDASQAGEGEAAEARSAVMDDLESIEDDLSAFEDRATCEHYYRNLTADIDEFYAWLYDDVRTPDDIYAYADRQGLCGYELLKEGMDGVDLVIANYHHLLDPMIREQFFRWLGRDPGDVIAVFDEAHNVEDAAREHARRTLTETTLGQALEELEETDDPRVEAARNVIETYRDALAATYRETMGPDTVREAEVDDQWTDLSIANEDRKDDLTLSFLRSYTGPGYREELERALELGRELDQRYEEAYKDGETTVRKECQTLQAATFLEAWFDEGDSQGMYPVISVRKQTDDGQNGLGDDSAGEIYGRAELYTCIPERVTRSLFDDLHAGVLMSATLRPFEVTEDVLGLTDAETMAYGAQFPAERRRTYAVQAPALFASERDDPATQDTVTRVLEDAVEFTPGNTLAFFPSYAEAERYYHRVETDAERYLDEPATPANELREEFTGSDDGVLFSSLWGTLTEGVSYDGDDARTVVVVGVPYPHLDDRMDAVQQAYQVAFGGEGPDGDDEAGWRYAVEIPTVRKTRQALGRVVRSPTDFGARILVDKRYTRDAEIEMRDYAVRKTFPPEERAEMIDVEPEKLKFGLLNFYNDLDAYDGDPPKP
- a CDS encoding minichromosome maintenance protein MCM, with protein sequence MATADNTELIDRFEEFYRDYYRNEIGELAQKYPSEQKSLFVDWQDLYRFDPDLAEDVRNQPEQLQEYAEEALRLYDLPVDVKLGQAHVRIENLPETTGIRDIRADHRGQLISVQGIVRKATEVRPKVTDAAFECQRCGTLTRIPQTTGDFQEPHECQGCERQGPFRINFDQSEFIDAQKIRVQESPEGLRGGETPQSIDINIEDDITGNVTAGDHVRVTGVLKLDQRESGNEKTPMFDTYMDGMTVEIEDEQFEEMDITDEDKKEIVELSNEPDIYEQMVGAIAPSIYGYEQEKLSMILQLFSGVSKDLPDGSRIRGDLHMLLIGDPGTGKSQMLSYIQNIAPRSVYTSGKGSSAAGLTAAAVRDDFGDGQQWTLEAGALVLADQGIAAVDELDKMAADDRSAMHEALEQQSISVSKAGINATLKSRCSLLGAANPKYGRFDQYEPIGEQIDLEPALISRFDLIFTVTDKPDEEKDRKLAQHILTTNYAGELHTHRQENATPDFSAEEVETVTEEVDPTIEPELLRKYIAYAKRNCFPTMTEEAKDEIESFYVDLRSKGQDEDAAVPVTARKIEALIRLAESSARVRLSDTVEQRDAERVIEIVRSSLQDIGVDPETGELDADVVETGTSKSQRDRIQNIKGIIADIQDEYDDGAPVEVVIERAEEVGIDESKAEHEIEKLKQQGEIYEPTNGNLRTT
- a CDS encoding ABC transporter ATP-binding protein; the protein is MAIETTADRVAIDDVSMVYDGSNGPVEALREVSFAVDPGEFVTIVGPSGCGKTTLFRIIAGLQTPTEGEVRLDGDVIDGPGPDLGIVFQEYHLFPWRTVSGNVGFGLEQDGTPAPERRERVEQLLETVGLDGFGDTHPKDLSGGMKQRVALARALAPDPDLLLMDEPFGAVDAQTKAKLQEELLDVWTETGKTVLFVTHDIEEAIKLGDRVVVMDREPGRVQEIVDIDLERPRSRSDRAFGSYYEELLGLIEY